gcagggtcttgtagatggcctaaagccagtgggtttggcgacgagtatgaagcgagggccagccaacgagagcgtacaggtcgcaatggtgggtagtatatggggctttggtgacaaaacggatggcactgtgatagactgcatccaatttgttgagtagagttttggaggctattttgtaaatgacatcaccgaagtcgaggatcggtaggatggtcagttttacgagggtatgtttggcagcatgagtgaaggatgctttgttgcaaaataggaagccaattctagatttaattttggattggagatgtttgatgtgagtctggaatcagagtttacagtctaaccagacacctaggtatttgtagttgtccacatattctaagtcagaaccgtccagagtagtgatgttggacaggcgggcaggtgcgggcagcgatcggttgaagagcatgcatttagttttacttgtatttaagagcatttggaggccacataaggagagttgtatggcagtgaagctcatctggagggtagttaattaacacagtgtccaaagaagggccagaagtatacagaatggtgtcgtctgcgtaaaggtggatcagagactcaccagcagcaagagcgacatcattgatgtatacagagaagagagtcggccaaagaattgaaccctgtggcacccccatagagactgccagaggtccggacaacaggccctccgatttgacacactgaactctatcggagaagtagttggtgaaccaggcgaggcaatcatttgaaataccaaggctgttgagtctgccgataaggatgtggtgattgatagagtcgaaagccttggccaggtcgatgaatacggctgcacagtattgtttcttatcgatggcggttatgatatcatttaggaccttgagtatggctgaagtgcacccatgaccagctctgaaatgccacaggatgtttttgtgctggtcaagggcagtcaggtctggagagaaccaaggactatatctgttcctggttctaaatttcttgaaaggGGCAATTTCTTGAAATGCCCTTCATGAATTATCATGCTCCTTGCCCATCCTCTGAAAACagctgaaaccctacctcttaaAAAAAAACACAGTACACCCCCAAAACAAAAATATTATTGTGATCTACAACTTGCACTTGACTTTTTTTCCCCCCTTTTACTAGCTCAGACTTTGCAGATAGTTACTTTACTGAGGAAagatgtacttactatgactgtgaaaTGCAGTTGTCCCGCCTAGCAATCTTAAAACAACTAAAATGTTAAATGTGTACATACAGAATGTATAGCCAGCCTATTGATGTGTTTGGTGTGTATCTCAGCACGACTTCCTGTTAATAAAATCAAggttcaataaataaatacaaaatgtgtGGTGGGAGTGTTAAATCAATGCAGCGAAAAACGCCCCCATTCATTTCGATCGGGGCCATGATCCAGCGTGTGCCGCTCCGTAAAATGTTTAACCAATCATACCCATAATCGGAATCCACCACACTCGTTTCCTATTGGCTACATTTAGACTGACAGGGCGAAACATACTCCACGACGATTGGTTGTACACTAAAATGCTCAGAGTACATACATTTGATTGGCGACATATTTACTCTCGCAGTAAATTCATTGGTTCGTGCATCTGAGACTGTAAATTCTGGGTAGGTTGTCCAGGTTTGAGACCGGTAAAAGAGCAGCCGAACACGTTTTGCGTTTCCCTGCTTGAACAATCTTTCTAGTTACCGCCTGGCAGAGCGGAGGTGATTCAGTGAAATCAcacctatatatattttttttaaataaaccatTTTTAACAATTGCCTCCTGGTAAGTAAACCCTGTTTGGAATTATTGAATAAATATCCGCGGCAGTAATATTCGTAATCTTATTAAGGCGCTGTTTGATGCTAACTAGTAAGCTTAACGCTAGTTGGCATGATAAAAGCTAAGTCGTTTTTAGTTGTGCTAAATGGCCGGTTAACTAACGTCACCTCGCTAGTACATACTTGtcttaaattattttttattgtgCCACGAAATGAGACTTAACGTGGGTTAAATCAGTCGGTCAATGCCCGAGTGGACGGTCGAAATGGGCAACTAATCCGACTGGGGTGGTTGAAAGACTGGCCTTTCCCCTAGCGAGCCATGGCTCACCAGTTAGCTATGTTTGTCTGTACAAATGTTTATGATATCAGTTTTGACGTCGAAGATTATCAGTCGACTGCTGTTTTAGTCTGCTACGTTTCGGTAACTTAAGTATTTTGCTCGTTTTAAATAAACTGAGCGAAAAGGAGCCGTGGCTAACCTTGGCTAattagctagttagttagcatTGTATTTACCACACGTGTTGCTGATACAATATATCGTAGTTCGCTATTTCCAGCTGTCGGGAGTTAATTTGGGTAATAAGATATCGTTGTCTGGCCATCGACACAACCGGTCAAAATCGTTACATTTCGATAACATCGTTTTTCTGTCGATGACGTGACCGGTGTTGCAGTCCGGCCTTTCTGGTCATAAAACCCTTGAAGCACAGCTTAGCTAAATGACGTTAGACAGTTTAACTGGGTGGGTCTGGGCGACTCATTTGTCTCCTATAATTAATTTCATACTATTATAAACTGAAACCTATTATTGGTGGAATTGACTAGATTTATAGCGCGCTAGTCATTCAAGAGATTAGATTGAATGCAAATGATGCTCTTGTGCACAGCCTCCTGTAACGTTTGTGCTAATGGTAACGTTTCTTGTCGCCACGATTGGCTAAATAAATAGCTGGGTGATGTGGCTTGCCGGGTTtgtcagacagaacagacacggaTGGTGACTGGTACAGATAAGACTCCATTATCCACACCATGACAACCACACCTTGTTTCAGTTCTCTTCAGCTGACCAAAGAAATGGTGATGGAGAAACCAAGTGCCCAGCTCGTGGGGCGGGAGTTTGTCCGACAGTACTACACACTACTCAACCAGGCACCCGACTACCTGCACAGGTAAAGCCAATACAGTACTACACACTATTCAACCAGGCACCCGACTGACTACCTGAACAGGTAAAGCCAATACAGTACTACACACTATTCAACCAGGCACCCGACTACCTGCACAGGTAAAGCCAATACAGTACTACACACTATTCAACCAGGCACCCGACTGACTACCTGAACAGGTAAAGCCAATACAGTACTACACACTATTCAACCAGGCACCCGACTACCTGCACAGGTAAAGCCAATACAGTACTACACACTATTCAACCAGGCACCCGACTGACTACCTGAACAGGTAAAGCCAGTACAGTACTAGAAAATTGTTCCCAAACAGTATCTGTTCCATTGTGATCTGCTTTAATATATTAATGGGTTATCTATCCCTCTACTACAAAAATGAGAAATAACTGATTTTAAACTGGTTTTTTTTTTAGGTTTTATGGGAAAAATTCCTCCTATGTACATGGAGGTCTGGACAACAATGGCAAACCAGTTGAATCAGTCTACGGACAGTCGGTGAGTACTGCAATACCACATCCCCAAATTATATTTGCATCACTTCGTGAAGCGGAATTACACGTTTCCTTTGTAAAATATCCAACGTGACACATCCGCACATGATTTTATGGCAAAGATCTCTCAGTATGTTCATATTAAAGATGGGTAATATATTGTCAGGCAGGCTTTTTGATACAAGTCTAACACATTTTAAGTTTGAGATTCTCATCAAGGTCTTTATTTCTGTATAAAGGAGATCCATAAAAAAGTGTTGGCGCTGAACTTTCGTGACTGCCACACCAAGATCAGACATGTGGATGCCCATGCGACCTTGAACGAGGGCGTCGTGGTGCAAGTGATGGGGGAGCTGTCCAACGACATGCAGCCCATGCGCAAATTCATGCAGACATTCGTGCTGGCCCCTGAGGTAGGTCCTTCAACTGTATAGAGGAACATTGGAAATATGTCCTTGAAATGTTTTTCATTTATTATGTATTAGTGTCCAGTTCAGTTAAAGGGTTAATTGTTTTAAACTCTATGACGTTGGTGTTTCAGGGCACTGTGACAAACAAGTTCTACGTTCACAACGATGTGTTCCGTTACCAAGACGAAGTGTTTGGGGATTCTGACTCAGAACCCCCTGAAGGTGAGCCAGTTAAAGATCAGGAAGCTTCTTTACGTTTGACTTGTTTGGTTTCTTATGTAATTTATGTCTCATCACTAATACATAATGGTTAGAGGTGTTGCTCTTATTGAACTCCATTGCGGTACTTTGTACCTCTGGGTCAACGCTACTATTATGAATAATATGTCTTCACTGTTTAGGTATATagaagcatctgctaaatgactaaaatgtaacaGGTATTTCATTTAGCTCTAAAACTGCTGTAATTGGGACTCGGTCATGTTCTTGGTGTTTCAGAGTCTGATGAGGatgtggaggagatggaggagagggtgccaTCACCTGAGGTGGCCCAGGAAGAGGCTGCAGCCTTCTATAAACAGACACCTTGGTAAGGAAACGTATCTATCTTAGTCTTGAATACATCAGCAGTCCACTTTTCATCCTCAATGTTAAGTCTGTAATACTATAACATGAATGGTGGCAAACATGTCTTTCAtcagagaaggagtgggagagcgGTATCCACCCATGGTGCTCAAAATATATCTATATTTTAGATGATTGTAATTAATCTTAACAGGATGTAAAGGGTAGAACTATGTTCTTATACCATCATGACCGGTTTTATTGAAAAGCAAGACATTGACCGTTGCGTCTTCATCCCAGCTATATATCATAAACAAACATTTAACCTAGAAGGAACGCGTCACCTAGACAGTACTAAAACATAACTCCAAATATATTATTTGTCCTGTATTTGTATAAACATTTTTAAAGTAATAAAATAACTAAACTGCGTGGTTTTCAAGTACAATCTAGGCCTAATTTAACTTATCCTTgaaatttctttttttttaaataaataacaaaaccTGTCTGTCTACGAACACTAGAACAGGCTGGTCATGGCTAGAATGGATCCGGCTTGTCAAATTAACTTCGGATTTGACTTTTCGTATCAGGTTAGGAGTATTTACACAGCATGTTTGGAGAATTGGGAATAGGGTTAGTTAAAATGAAACTTTTGACATTCATTTGACAATCTGTATCCCTTCTAGCTATGACCCGGGCTGGTCCGCCCCACTCCCGTTGCGATTCAGCACCACAGCAAATGAAAGGGAACACTAGGCAGCCACAAAATTAAGTTCTTACACTGATGTTGTCCAATCAAATTTGGACAACCGTGTTATAGGTTTACATTTCTACTGGAGGATGTTAATAAATGTTATGCTTATTGTCATTTGAACTATTGTGACGTCATGTGACTTATTGACACCAGCTTCGTACTATGGGCAGTTGGCTGCTGAATACGCTCAACTGAAATGCACCGATTGCACATAATACTTTACTCCTGTCTATCTATCCATTTCAAGTTTTTATAGACTACTATACATGAAATGGGCAGCACATGTTGATCTTGCTTAGGGGAGCAGAACTTCTACAACTGTCCTGACCAACACAATTTGTTCTCTAATTTGCGACTGTCCTTGGCCTGCTCAGTGAGCTGCTGCTATTGGAAAATCAACTGTCCCACTCCTTTTTAAAGCAGCATACGATATCCATCAGCCTCGTTACTTTGTTCTCAGTAAGGCGCAATCtaggggcctcctgagtggtgcgGTGGTCTAAGGTATTGCTAGCTGTGTCACGAGAGagtctgggtttgagtccaggctctgttgcattCGGCCGCAACCGGAAGACCCGTGGGGCGGtggacaattggcccagagtcatccgggttaggggaaggtttacTAAAAAAAAtgaacgttttgttttcgaaatgatagtttctggatttgaccatattaagctcgtatttctgtgtttattataattaagtctatgatagagcagtctaacggcagtggtaggcagcagcaggcttgtaagcattcattcaaacaacaCTTTACTGCGTTTTCCagcagctcaatgcttgaagcacggAGCTGTATGACTTCAAGCCGATCAACTCCCTGGCAATACtctagtgcctataagaacatccaatagtcacgggtatatgaaatacaaatggtatagatatagagtcctataattcctataactacaacctaaaacttcttaactgggaatattgaagaatcatgttaaaaggaaccaccagcattcatatgttctgagcaaggaacttagcTTTCTTACATGTTTTTGcgatatttaaaccaaattgaacatgtttcattatttgttttgagactaaatagatttttattccAGTTAAaatgtgttcattcagtattgttgtaattgtcattatataTCGGCTTCTTTTTTTGGGGTCCTCCAATCTGTATCGGCGTTGagaaatcataatcggtcgacctcttgtCTTCACTGTTTTCGAGAAACCATTCCCTCTTGGCGGGTACACTGGAAACATTATTTTGCACTGCGCGCGCCCCCCTCAGACAATTTAGACTTCACATTTCATTTGTTGGCTTTTCTGTGACGTGAAATATTGGTGGTTTACCCATTATACCCATTACTTACCCATTATTACCCAATAAATTACTTGCGACTTATTTAGTGCCACTTCATTCTAGTCTATCCTTGGGTTAATAttagatgtgtgtgtctgttataTCAGCACTgaggccaagagaccagaggaggAGGTGGCTTTAACCCCTGAGCCTGAGGTGGAGGTGGAGCCTGAGGTGGAGGTGGAGCTAGAGGCGGAGCCAGACGTGGTGGATGGAAAACGGGGTTTGGAGCCAGAGACCCTGCAGCAGCAGGAACACGCcacagaggagcagggagagcagTGTCCAGTCTCCTCACCCCTGCCCTCTGCCACTGCTGACCCTGCCCCCCCACCCGCTGAAGATAACCGGGTAGGTCTCAACCCTTCGGTTGGCTAAGCTGTCAACATGGTGGTTGTGATTCCTTCTTTGTGTGACCTGGCTGTCTTCCTCTCTTGATGTGTTTGGCTGGTTATCCACTGTAGAGGTCACTAGGCAATATGTGACTTGTCTATACCTCTGGTTATTCCAGTTTGGTTTAAGAACCATTTTGGTTGCATCAGCTTTGATTAGCTAATTTTGTAGATTAAATACTATTGCGGAGAAATTCCTTCCTTTGCC
This window of the Oncorhynchus keta strain PuntledgeMale-10-30-2019 chromosome 4, Oket_V2, whole genome shotgun sequence genome carries:
- the LOC118373576 gene encoding ras GTPase-activating protein-binding protein 1-like isoform X1, with amino-acid sequence MVMEKPSAQLVGREFVRQYYTLLNQAPDYLHRFYGKNSSYVHGGLDNNGKPVESVYGQSEIHKKVLALNFRDCHTKIRHVDAHATLNEGVVVQVMGELSNDMQPMRKFMQTFVLAPEGTVTNKFYVHNDVFRYQDEVFGDSDSEPPEESDEDVEEMEERVPSPEVAQEEAAAFYKQTPCTEAKRPEEEVALTPEPEVEVEPEVEVELEAEPDVVDGKRGLEPETLQQQEHATEEQGEQCPVSSPLPSATADPAPPPAEDNRPFSWASVTSKNLPPSGVVPVSGIPPHVVKVPSAPPRVEVKTEAAAQRTQPRGDQRPREARPGPPPVRGPRPGVREGEQGESSEVGRVVRYPDAHQLFVGNVPHDVDKAELKEFFQQYGTVLELRINSGGKLPNFGFVVFDDSEPVQKILSNRPIKFRGDVRLNVEEKKTRSAREGDRRDIRPRGPGGPGGPRERIGGPRGPPTRGGMAQKPSFGSGRGTGPSEGGRYMGPRQ